ATGGATATCACTTGCTGGCCCTTACCGGAGCGAATATCGACGGCCATCTCTTCGTCCATTTGCTGCTCGACCGGGAGAATGGCAACCTCGCGCTCGCCCGGCTCCGCATGCGCGACCTCCTCGGCGAGATCACGGGCGGATGACATGGCGGACGCGAACACGGGATGGGTCGCCGGAGCCCTGGCGGACCTGGAACGGGAGAAGGCCACCGGCCTGCTGCGGGTGGGCGGCGACGGCGCGTTCCATGTGGACCGCGGGGCCGTCACACTCGCCGAGAGCCGGCACGCGCCGGGGCCGGGCGACCTCCCCGGCGGGGCCGACCCCGAACTGGCGGGCCTGCTCGCCATGTTCGACGCCGCCTGCCTCCTCCTCGACTCGCGGGCCGAGCCGGCGTTCACCGAGGGGGCGCCGGGCGGCGGCCCCCGGCGGGTCACCGTGGCGACGCTCGTCCACGAGCAGCGCCGCCGCCGCGCCCTCCTCGACGCCGCCTGGCCCGACGCGAGCGTGGACGTCGCGCCGGTGGTGCCGGTCCGGCGGGTCAGGCGGCAGCGCGTCATCCTGACCGGCGTCCAGGCGGAGATCCTGCTCAACGCCGACGGCAGCCGCACCCCCGCGCAGCTGGCCCGCGAACTCGGGCGGACGGTCTTCGCGTCCCTGCTCGCCGTGCGGGGGCTCGCCGCGGCGTCGCTGGTGCGGACCGGCCCGCCGGACGGGCCCGGCGCCGCGCCCGTCCGCGGCGAGGTCCCCGCCGACTGGGCGCCCGCGGACCACGACCTGCTCGTCCGGCTCCACGCGGCGCTGGTGGAGCTCCGCTGACCGTGCTGGGGACCGAGTGGCTCACTTGATCGAAAGGCTGGCGAAGGTGGCGAAACGAGCGGGGGCCGGCGCGGCGGGGGCACCGGGCGCACCCGGTGTACCGGCCGCGGGCGCGGCCGCGGTGCGGGCGACCGAGCAGGCGGTGGCGGTGGAACTGAGGGCGCTGCGGGCCCGCGTCCCGCAGCTCGGCGGGAGCCTCGTGGCCTCGGTGGACGGGCTGCTCATCGCGCACGACCTGCCCGGCTCCGTCGAACCCGCCGGCATGGCGGCCGTGACGGCGACGGGGCTGTCCCTCGCGCACCGGATCGCGCAGACCGCGCACGGCGGCGCCTTCCACGAGGTCGTGATCCGCGGCGTGGACGGCTACGTGGTCATCTACGCCGCCGGCCCCACCGCGTCCCTCACCGTCCTCGCCGATCCGGACGTCAACGTGGGCCGCCTCCACCTGGAGTCGCGGCCCGCGGCCCGCGCCGTCGCGGCCTGCCTCACGGGCGCGCGCCGCCCCTGACGGCGCGCCGCCCACCACAACGAAGCGCACACGACAAGGAAAGGGAGCACCATGTCCAACCTCGATCTCGCGCTCAAGGACATGATGACGATCGACGGGGCCATCGGCGTCGCCGTCGTCGACTACAACAGCGGGATGGCCCTCGGCCAGCTCGGCAGTTCCAAGGCCCTCGACCTCCAGGTCGCGGCCGCCGGGAACACCGAGGTGGTGCGCGCCAAGCTCCGCACGATGGACCAGCTCGGCATCAAGGAGGAGATCGAGGACATCCTCATCAGCATCTCCAGCCAGTACCACGTCATCCGGCCGGTCACGGGCCGCAAGGGCAAGGGGCTGTTCCTCTACATGGCCCTCGACCGCGCCCGCGGCAACCTCGCGCTCGCCCGCCACCGCCTCCGCGAGATCGAGGAGAACCTCGAGATCTGACGCACGCGAAGGCGGCCCCGGGGGAGCCCCCGGGGCCGCCTTCGCGCGGTCACTTCGTGAACTTCGGGCTTCTCGACGGCTGGACGGTCAGGCGGTCGGCGGCCTCGTCGAGGTCGACCACCACCCCGTCGCCGTCGCGGACCTCGCCGGACAGCAGCTCGCGGGCGAGCTGGTCGCCGATCGCCGTCTGCACGAGGCGGCGCAGCGGCCGCGCGCCGTACAGCGGGTCGTAGCCGGTCAGCGCCAGCCACTCGCGCGCCGCGGGCGTCACCCGCAGCGCGAGCTGCCGGTCGGCGAGGCGGTCGGCCAGCCGGTCCACCTGGAGGTCGACGATGCGGGTCAGCTCGTCGGTCGACAGGGCGTCGAACAGGATCACGTCGTCCAGGCGGTTGAGGAACTCCGGCTTGAAGGAGTTCCGGACGGCGTTCCACACCGCCTCCCGCTTGGCCCCGTTCTCCAGCGTCGGGTCGACGAGGAACTGCGACCCGATGTTGGAGG
The sequence above is a segment of the Actinomadura coerulea genome. Coding sequences within it:
- a CDS encoding roadblock/LC7 domain-containing protein; translation: MAKRAGAGAAGAPGAPGVPAAGAAAVRATEQAVAVELRALRARVPQLGGSLVASVDGLLIAHDLPGSVEPAGMAAVTATGLSLAHRIAQTAHGGAFHEVVIRGVDGYVVIYAAGPTASLTVLADPDVNVGRLHLESRPAARAVAACLTGARRP